CCAAAGCATATTGCATGGAAccaacagttacatgacctacagcaaacttcttatggctagcggaacccctcaacaacattccgctgaaaaggcagagcgcaaaattcaaaaatatttttttgaaatatttaactgtCGAAAActttcacaagtgcaatacaccaaattaaagataaacttcttgttaatctacccctcgtgtccgatttcaaaaggcTTTACACCGAAAGTTTTTGTTGTCAATTGTCTGTCAGTGTTGTTTTATCTGTTGTTGTTAATGGATGCTGTGTGGGTTGTCTGCCATTTTGTTATGTCCTGCAGATTTGTTTTTTAAACTCCAATAGAATATATGAACGAGACAAACTCAATAAACAGTAATGATCCAATGTTGCCACAATTTAGGGATTGTCAGTTATGATCATGCGTTGCCTTTAACATAAGACGACCTCAGTACTTGTAGGACCTGCATTTCATTAGACTTCTTCAGGCACCACAAGCAGCAGATGCAGGCTTTCAGCATACAGCGAACACAGGCATTTTCCTACAAGCAGTAAAAACATTCTACATTTTCCCCTTTCACCCATTGTCTGGCTTGACTTGATAAACTGGTAGTTGGTATAAGTCAAAGTGAgtatgtttaaaggcacaatctggGACATTTATTGCTTCTTAATTAATGGTAAAATCTGCCAAGACAGCAACTACTTTTTCATTCCAATGTGGAATTAGAATTCTGTTGTTGTTGATGCCTGAAAACCTTCCATACACCTGCAATAGGTCCTTGTTTCACATTTCTGATTTACACTTATTCTACCTAGGTCTGTAAAACAATTCTAACACTCCTGTTCAAACTGTCAACCTTGTTTGTATTGAGAAGCTAAAACAATGTAGCAGCCATGTGAAGGGTTAACTCTGCTACTGAGCAACACTGAGTGGGGAGGAGCATGTCAACGTCACTTTGCTAAAGTGAAACTAAAGTTGCTAGACATGCTGTATGTTGCACACATGAATAAACTCTCTAAAACACTTCAGAAATCTCTCTTAAACCGCTACACAGTCTCCTATGTTTTTAAAACTACACTAAATACTAGAGAAAAATCGGAGAAAAACGCTTACACTATTTTAAACAGAAACAGGTGAGTAGATTTACAAGGATGGGTGAATAAATATTACTGTGTATATTTATTTTATCGTAATCTCCTGTTTTCTTCATCTACAGTACCAATGTTTAACTATATTTAGTAAATTGACGAATTTATACTGCATGTAGTACGGTTAATCAACTTTAATCAAGATTGGATAATGTCCAGGGACCTGTGCCGTGTTGACAATGTCACTGAAACTATCGAGAGCTGACTCATTCCAGGAAATGGAAAATGCTCCgttaaaaaacatatatattgtGTTAATGACTATTGATTATAATCTGGAGCTGGAGTCTATTATTATTTTGATTTTAAGGTTTGCTGCAATTTGATAAATACATTTTcgactttgctctctctctctagatatggCTTCCTCCAGCATTCTCCTGTCTGAAGAGCAGTTCCTGTGCTCTATCTGTCTGGATGTGTTCACTGAGCCAGTCACCACTTCATGTGGACACAACTTCTGCATGGCCTGTGTCACAAAGTACTGGGATAGCAAGGACCTGTGCCAATGTCCACTATGTAAGGAGAAGTTCTACAGACAACCTGAGCTTCGTGTCAACACAACTTTCAGAGAGGTTGTAGAGAATTTTAAAAGGATGAGAGACAGAGGTAAAGATGAATCCCCTCCCAAACCTGGAAAAGTGCCCTGTGACGTTTGCACTGGAAAGAAGCTCAGTGCCATGAAGTCCTGCCTGGTGTGTCTGGCCTCTTACTGTGAGACTCACCTGGAACCTCATCACATAGCCCCACCCTTAAAGAGACACAAACTGATCGACCCTGTGGAGAACCTAGAAGACAGGATCTGTAAGAAACATGACAGACTCCTGGAGATGTTCTGTAGGACTGACCAGACATGTGTGTGTCAGTTCTGCACTGAGGCAGAACACAAGACTCATGACACTGTCCCTATAGAGGAAGAGTGTGGAGAGAGGAAGGCTCAGCTGGGGAAAACTGAGGCAGAAGTGCAGCAGATTATCCAGGAACGACTGAAGAAGGTTAAAGACATCAAACTCTCAGTAGATCTCAgcaagagagatgcagagagggaGATAGCAGACAGCGTGCAAGTCTTCACTACTCTGGTGCGCTCCATTGAGAAAAGCCAGGCTGAGCTGATTGAGGTGATTGAGGAGAAGCAGAAAGCAGTAGAGAGGCAGGCTGAAGGGTTCATTAAAGAGCTGGAGCAGGAAATCACTGAGCTAAAGAGGAGAAGCACTGATCTGAAGCAGCTCtcacacactgaggaccacctcCAACTTCTCCAGAACTACCCATTACTAGTGTGCACCCCTCCACACACCAAGGACTGGTCTGAGATCAATGTTCACAGTGATCTGTGTGTGGGGACTGTTAGGAAAGCTGTGTCTCAGCTTGAGGAGACACtgaataaagagatggagaagctGCCTGAAGTCAAACTGAAGAGGATTCAGCAGTATGCAGTGGATGTGACTCTGGACCCTGATACAGCAAACCCCTGGCTCATCCTGTCTGAAGATGGGAAACGAGGAAGACGTGGAGACACACCACAGAATCTTCCTGACAATCCAAAAAGGTTTAATAAGTATTCATTTGTCCTTGGACAGGATGGCTTCTCCTCAGGGAAATTTTACTATGAGGTGACGGTTAACGGTAAGACTAGGTGGACTTTAGGAGTGGCCAGAGAGTCCATAGACAGGAAGGGGTCTGTATCACCTAGCCCTGAATATGGACTCTGGACTGTGGTCTTAATGGATGGGAATCAATACACAGCCTGTGCCTACCCCCAAGTCATCCTGTCCCTGAGAGAGAAGCCTAAGAAGGTGGGGGTGTTTGTGGACtatgaggagggtcaggtctcctTTTAcaatgtggaggccaggtctcatATCTACTCTTTCACTGGCTGCACCTTTAAAGATAAACTCTTTCCCTTCTTCATCCCCAGTAATAATGATGATGGAAAAAACTCAGCTCCTCTCATCATTTCTCCTGTCAATCACACAGGCTGATTAAACAATGGAGAGAGAATATTTTTTTTCGGGTTATTGCCCTAAATTGTCATTTgtgttgaaaaatgttttgagCTTGTAATGTACCATAATGCATCTTTCAAAATTTGCCAAGATATACTTAATGAATACAACACAGCTTTGGTGTCACCCTGTCTCAAAAACAAATGGTTTTCACCGTTTGGAACAATTGGAAATGAAGCTTTTCCTCCTGACCGTGGATGTAGTTGAATGTGAGAAAGAACTTGCTTTTGAGCTGGTTTTCGGTTTGCGACAGTGAATGTAATAAAGGACGTACTTTTCCTTTGAGCTGGTTGTGGATGTAGGTGAGGATGAGGCGAGGGATCTCCACCAGGGTGATGATGAATGAATCTTTGGCCACGTTGCCCAGGTTTTAGTGGGACAGTTGCGTCATAGAGGATAGGACGGGGTCAGGGCCAGCTGAGATGTATTCCTGATGTCCACCACAGAGTACAGGAAAAGAGGAGTTTGAAATAGTATAAGTGGtacactacagacctgggttcaaatagtatttgttttctttcaaatacttttgcCGTTTGATTGAGCCGGTATGgcgtgccagatgggcagggtctGTACTTtagggactattccattggttcaacCGCATCAGGCGAGATCAATGAAGTCCACTGCATAAAAATGGTATACAACATATTCTGTGTTGAACTCTGCTTTCATTTATGAATAAATATACACTTCTAGGCAATTCCTTTTTCTACATAGTATTACAAACTCAAGCAATCATTTTGGGTTTGGCAGTTATGATCATCCATTGCCTTTGACATAAGACAAACTAAGCACTTGTAGGACCTCCATTTAATATGTTCAACTACTATAAAGTAGAGTAAATGCCTCTTTCATATTTGATCCACTGTAGTAATGAGTAAAATTATCCTGTTAACAGGCGAGGGAGAACGAACACCTTTTCACAAATCACTAACTTTCAAAAATGTCCATGTAAGAACTTTTCTGTTATGCTAGTCAGTTGTATTTCTCAAAATTGTATTAGATGTACATATGCAAGACAAGAAGTGACCATGATCATCATTACCACAATCCCAAAAGTCATTTGAGATACAAAAAACTTGTAGTGTATCGTAGTGGTGGTTACAAAATTACAGTGGTGACATGGAATGCATTTGAACATTCTCTCACAATAATCTGACCCAGAATAGGCTTAACTAAAAAACAAATTCTACAGCCTATAAAATTGCACCAAACTACACTAACAATATTCTTGACGGATGTACTTATGTCACATAAAACATTTGTTACAAAAAGGCATTGTGCATAAAAAAAAAGTGTGCCATAAATTAATAAACAGGTTATCAAAAAATATTGTTGTCTCTGGGACTGGAGTGATATCATGTTAAACCTATTGCACATGGATTCAAGAAAACTTTTCGAATGCCTTTGGTTTCTGTCTTCCGGTTTGGTTTTTCAAGTAAAAGTCCCTCCTGCATGAGTCTACAACAAGAAACAAATGGAGTGTTAATCTTTACTATTGTCTTCATCAGCATCATCATTTTGGGTATATGACTCTAGATTATGGAGGTAAATGAATGTATTCTCTGTTGGAAAAGTTTTGTTAACTCACCATGGACTTCATCTCAGCACAGACTCCATCTGCATCGGACCGATCCCGTCCCGCCATATTCTTACTGTTCTCTACAAActcctaaagagagagagagagaaagaaaagataaCGTGAAAAGCGTGTTGGGTGATGAGATAACAAGGTGAGCTCTGTTTAAAATGTGCAAAAACCGCTAATCATCATAAAGAAATGGATTGGTactctgcaaaacaccagtctcaacgtcaacagtgaagaggcgactccgggatgctggccttctaggcagaattgcaaagaaaaagccatatctcagactgaccaataaaataaaatgaagatggtttaaataacacagacactggacagaggaactgcctagaaggccagcatctcggagtcgcttctgccagttgaggacttgtgaagtgtctgtttctcaaactagacactctaaagtacttgtcctcttgctcagttgtgcaccggggactccaattcctctttctattctggttagagccagtttgctctgttctgtgaagggagtagtacacagtgttacacgagatcttcagtttcttggcaatttctcgcatggaatagccttcatttctcagaacaagaacagactggcgagtttcagaagaaaggtctttgtttctggccattttaagcctgtaatcaaacccacaaatgctgatgctccagatactcaactagtctaaagaagaccagttttattgcttctttaatcaggataacagttttcagctgtgctaacataattgcgaaagggttttctaatgatcaattagccttttaaaatgataaacttggattagctaacacaacgtgccattggaacacaagagtgatggttgctgataatgggcctctataagcctatgtagatattccatgaaagaaatctgccatttccatctacaatagtcatttacaacattaacaatgtacaCTCTATTTCTGTTCaagttgatgttattttaatggacaaaaattcacctttctttcaaaaacaaggacatttctaactgacctttaacttttgaacggtagtgtatataaggCTGCGTCACCATTTTCCACCCTTCCCAAAGTGAGCACAACATTAATTTAACAATGGTGGAAACTCCCTCTAGAAAATGATTACACCAATCCATTGCTTTTAAGTCCATGACAGGTGGAGAATCAGGACGCACCTATAGCCTCCCATGCAGCCTCGCCTCCCTAAGGGACTTGTCCATGTAGAACTCTCGGCCGGGGCTACTGTCGTCGTGCTTTGTGTCCACGGCTAAGCAGAGGAAGAGCATGTCAACCACAATCTCAAAGAAAGACAGGAAGCAGTGGGCCACCAGCCAGGAGAACAGGCAGACGATGAGCAGGGGCAGGACCCACACCGTGTAGTCCCGCTGGTAGTTGAGTGCCAACACACCGGCGAACACCGTGCAGGAGACGATCAGTACCTGGACACACACATATGAAGgaaaagatggagagaaagggaggtgggaaagggagaaaagagagagaaagtgacaaagatagagaaaaagagagagaccgTGATAGATTGAATAGTAATATTATGCTTGTAAAATACACACAAATGACGAACTGGCAATAAACAATTACAAAATGGCGCAGTGTCATGGAAATTACCACCAGGGACTCAAATTCAAACTTAAATGAATCATTCTTTATTATCAGCAAGGTGTAGAGGTTCCAACAAACTCTCATGTCAGGTCCGTTTTGGAGAAACTGATAGCATCACCTGTACGCCAAGGCGGAGAAGTGCCTTTTCTTCTATCAGGCGGACTCGTTCCTGGGCTATCAGATATCCACCGCGGGAGTGGAGATGGAAGAGCAGATAGTCAGTGCAGTACGGTCGTGGCCTGTTCCATCCAACATAAAGGCGGTGCAGCGCTTCCTAGGTTTTGCCAACTGTTTCAGGCACTTCATTAGGGGTTTCAGCACAGTGGTGgcccctcacctccctcctgaAGAGAGGTCCTCGACAGCTTCGCTGGACTGAGGAGGCCTTTGAAGCCTTCCGTGCACTCAAGGAACGTTTTACGAACGCACCTGTTCTGGCTCGTCCTGACCCGTCTCTGCCCTTCATCGTAGAAGTAGATGTCTCCGAGGTTGGAGTAGGGGCTGTTCTCTCCCAACGCACTTGATCGCCACCTAAACTCCATCCATGCGCCTTCTACTTACGGAAGCTGTCTCCCACGGAGCAGAATTACGACGTGGTAGATTGTGAGTTGCTGGCGGTCAAGAAGGCGCTGAAAACATGGTGCCACTGGCTGGATTCATTCCTGGTTTGGACGGACCACCGGAACCTAGATATTCGAGCAGCGAAGAGGCTGAACCCGCGTCAGGCCAGGTAGGGCCCTATTCTTCACCAGGTTTGACTTTACCCTTTCCTACTGGCCGGGATCTAAGAACGTCATGGCCGATGCATTGTCTCGGGTGCATGGCACTAAGGTTTGGAGGGAGAAAGTGACACCCATTATTCCCCTGTCCCGCATTGTGGCTCCTGTCGTGTTCTTATGTGGACATGGACAGCCCTGCGACAGGAGCCCTCAACTGCCCACTGTCCCGAGGGGTGTACCTGTGTGCCCTCTGATGTGCGAGACCGTCTCTTCGCCTGGGCACACACAGCAGCTGTGTCGGGGCACTCAGGTATAGCCGTACTATCGTCTGTCTCTCCACCAAGTACTGGTGGCCCTCCTTGGCCCAGGATGTCCGTCTAGACACCTCCCTTATGGTAAACTCCACCCACTGCCGGTTCCACAATGACCCTGGTCCCATCTCTCCTTGGACTTTGTCACAGACCTTCCCCCCTCAGAGAGGTACACCACCATCCTGGTTGTTGTGGACCGGTTTTCCAAAGCCTGTCGTTTTATTCCTCTGCCTGGTCTCCCTATGGTCATGCACCGCGGAGGCTCTCTTCTCACGTCTCCCGGCACTATAGGATCCCGGAGTACATCATGTCTGATTGTGGTTCTCAGTTCACTTCCCATGTCAGGAAGGCCTTCATGGAACGACTGGGGGTCACAGTCAGCCTCACCTCCGGAAACCGTCCCCATTcaaatgggcaggtggaaagggTAAATCAGGAACTTGGTAGGTACCTTCGTAGTTACTGTCAGGATTGGCTAGGGGAGTGGGCTGCTTTTCTGCCTTGGGcaggggtactgtcacaccaGCCTTCGTTTTGGCTCCCCCTTCTGTTTAGCTCAGGCGTTCTGCGTTGCCGGCATTCTAGCTGCTGCCAAACCtgctgctggcaaacgcccttcactcatcaaccccggacttgtctcgtcatcattacacacacctggttccaatccccactctatcactgtatacagtcatggccaaaagttttgagaatgacacaaatattaatttccacaaagtttgctgcttcagtgtctttagatatttttgtcagaatattactatggaatactgaagtataattacaagcatttcataagtgtcaaaggcttttattgacaattacatgaagttgatgcaaagagtcaatatttgcagtgttgacccttctttttcaagacctctgcaatccgccctggcatgctgtcaattaacttctgggccacatcctgactgatggcagcccattcttgcataaacaatgcttggagtttgtcagaattagttttttttgtttgtccacccgcctatTGAggcttgaccacaagttctcaattggattaaggtctggggagttacctggccatggacccaaaatatcaatgttttgttcccagagccacttagttatcacttttgccttatggcaaggtgctccatcatgctggcaaaggcattgttcatcaccaaactgttcctggatggttgggagaagttgctctcggaggatgtgttggtaccattttttattcatggctgtgttctcaggcaaaattgtgagtgagcccactcccttggctgagaagaaaccctacacatgaatggtctcaggatgctttactgttggcatgacacaggactgatggtagcgctcaccttgtcttctcaggacaagcttttttccggatgccccaaacaatcggaaaggggattcatcagagaaaatgacttcaccccagtcctcagcagtccaatccctgtaccttttgcagaatatcagtctgtcccggatgtttttcctggagagaagtggcttctctgctgcccttcttgacaccaggccatcatcCAAAaatctttgcctcactgtgcgtgcagaagcactcacacctgcctgctgccattcctgagcaagctctgtactggtggtaccccgatcccgcagctgaatcaactttaggagaatgtcctggtgcttgctggactttcttgggtgccctgaagccttcttcacaacatttgAACCTCTCTCCTTGACGtttttgatgatccgataaatggttgatttaggtgcaatcttactggcagcaatatgaTGACGGAATGATGACggaacgtgtttccttgcaggtaaccattgttgacagaggaagaacaattcttccaagcaccacccttcttttgaagcttccagtctgttattcgaactcaatcagcatgagagtggagtgatctccagccttgtcctcgtcaacactcacacctgtgttaaggagagaatcactgacattgatgtcagctggtccttttgtggcagggctgaaatgcagtggaaatgtttttggggattcagttaatttgcatagcaaagagggactttgcaattaattgcaattcatctgatcagtcttcataacattctggagtatatgcaaattgccatcatacaaactgaggcagcagactttgtgaaaatgtatatttgtgtcattctcaaaacgtttggccacgactgtatatactccctctgtcatttgtctttgttggtcattgtaaatgttgcttgttttcctgagagga
The window above is part of the Salvelinus fontinalis isolate EN_2023a chromosome 42, ASM2944872v1, whole genome shotgun sequence genome. Proteins encoded here:
- the LOC129841337 gene encoding E3 ubiquitin-protein ligase TRIM39-like, producing MASSSILLSEEQFLCSICLDVFTEPVTTSCGHNFCMACVTKYWDSKDLCQCPLCKEKFYRQPELRVNTTFREVVENFKRMRDRGKDESPPKPGKVPCDVCTGKKLSAMKSCLVCLASYCETHLEPHHIAPPLKRHKLIDPVENLEDRICKKHDRLLEMFCRTDQTCVCQFCTEAEHKTHDTVPIEEECGERKAQLGKTEAEVQQIIQERLKKVKDIKLSVDLSKRDAEREIADSVQVFTTLVRSIEKSQAELIEVIEEKQKAVERQAEGFIKELEQEITELKRRSTDLKQLSHTEDHLQLLQNYPLLVCTPPHTKDWSEINVHSDLCVGTVRKAVSQLEETLNKEMEKLPEVKLKRIQQYAVDVTLDPDTANPWLILSEDGKRGRRGDTPQNLPDNPKRFNKYSFVLGQDGFSSGKFYYEVTVNGKTRWTLGVARESIDRKGSVSPSPEYGLWTVVLMDGNQYTACAYPQVILSLREKPKKVGVFVDYEEGQVSFYNVEARSHIYSFTGCTFKDKLFPFFIPSNNDDGKNSAPLIISPVNHTG